The DNA sequence GCGGGATCGACGCCGTCGGCGCGCAGCCCGGACACCAGGACCAGGTTGCCGCGGCTCTTCGACATCTTGTGCCCGTCCCAGCCGATCATGCCTGCGTGCACGTAGTGACGGGCGAACCTGCGCTCTCCGGTCACGCACTCGGCGTGCGCGGCGGAGAACTCGTGGTGCGGGAAGATCAGGTCGCTGCCACCGCCCTGGATGTCGACCACCGTGCCGAGTCGGGTCAGCGCGATCGCAGCGCACTCGACATGCCACCCGGGCCGGCCCGCACCGAACGGTGAATCCCAGCTCGGCTCCCCTGGACGCTCCACGCGCCACAGCAGCGCATCGAGCGGATCCCGTTTGCCGGCGCGTTCGGGGTCTCCCCCACGCTCGGCTGACAACGTGAGCATGGTATCGCGGTCGTAGCCCGACTCGTAGCCGAACTGCCCCGTGGCCTCGGCGCGGAAATAGACGTCGGGATACTGCGGGTCGTCGACGACATAGGCGGCACCGGACGCCAACAATTTCTCGACGACCTCGATGACCTCGGCGATCGATTCGGTCGCGGCGATGTAGTCCCGAGGCGGCAGCACCCGCATGGCGGCCATGTCCTCGCGGAACAGGTCGGTCTCCCGGTGGGCCAGCGCCTGCCAGTCCACCCCGTCGCGGTGCGCGCGCTCGAACAGCGGATCGTCGACGTCGGTGATGTTCTGCACGTAGTGCACGTCATGGCCGGCGTCCAGCCACAGCCGATTCACCAGGTCGAAGGTCAAGTAGGTCGCCGCGTGCCCCAGATGGGTGGCGTCATAGGGGGTGATCCCGCACACGTACATCGTCGCCGTGCGCCCCGGCGTAACCGGCCGCACCTGACGGTCGGCACTGTCGTAGAGCCGCAGCGCCGGTCCGCGCCCGGGCAGCGTCGGGACGCTCGGCGCAGACCACGATTGCATGCCGTCGACTTTAGACATCGCCGAATGCGACAACGCGGACGGCGCTTTCATTCCCGCCCCCTCATCGCCGGTGGGCCGCCCGGATCTCCTCCAGCAGCAGCGGAGCCAATTCCGGGCGGCACATCAGCAGATCTGGCAGGTACGGATCGCGCCTGTTGTACACCAGCGGGGCGCCACCGAGGCGCGAGGCATGCATGCCCGCCGCCCACAGCACGCCGGCCGGCGCGGCTGAATCCCATTCCCACTGCCCCCCGGCGTGGATGTAGGCGTCGACGTCGCCGCGGACCACCGCCATCGCCTTGGCTCCGGCCGATCCGATGCGGACGAGTTGGATGTCCATCTTGTCCCGCAGGGCCCACAGCACCGCGGGCGGCCGGTTGGAACTGGCGGTGATTCGGATCGGACCGTCGCGCCGCGGTGGCGGCGGGGACACGGTGTCGGTGCGGTACACCTCCCCGCGCGCGGGCAATGCGACCGCAGCATCCGTGATCGTGCCGCCTCCGGCAGCGGGGCTCATCGTGCCGCCTCCGGCGGCGGGAGAGTTCGTGCCGCCCTCGCCGTGCTTGGAGCGTTGCCACAGAGCGATGTGCACCGCCCAGTCGACGCGGCCGGGCAGTGAATATTCGTAGGTGCCGTCCACAGGGTCGACGATCCACACCCGGTCGGCGTCCACGCGCGACACATCGTCGACGGCTTCCTCGGACAGCACGGCGTCGTGCGGGCGGGCCTGGTGCAGACGGTCCAGGATCAGCGTGTTGGCCCGTTTGTCGCCGGCGTCGCCGAGGGAGTAAGGGTCATCGAACGCCCCGTAGCCGATCTGCTCCCGCATGGCCAACAACAGCTCACCGGCCTGCGCGGCCACCTCGGCAGCCAGGGCCGCATCGGTCAGCGTCACCGGCCAAGTAGACCACGTCAAAACGCCGGCCACGGTATCGGGCGGCGCCGGTCGGGGGTCGGCATCACCGGATTCCGCAGCAGGGCAACGGCTCTGGACCTCAGCGCGGCCACCTCGCCTGCCGTGATGTGACCGCACAACTGGTCGTCGAGACCGTCGTCGAGTGCATCGCGCAGCGCCGCCACATCGCCGAGCAGGTGATCGTCGACGGGTTTGCCTGCCCACCCCCACAGCACCGTGCGCAGTTTGTCCTCGACGTGCAGGCTCACCCCGTGGTCCACGCCGTAGACCCGCCCGTCACGCCCGGACAGCACATGACCGCCCTTGCGGTCGGCGTTGTTGATCAACACGTCGAAGACCGCGACCCGGCGCAGGCGCTCGTCGTCGGCGTGCACCAGGGTCACCTCGTCGCCGGCGTAGTCGTAGGCCTGCAGCACCGCGAGGAAACCGCCGGGCACCCGGCCGGCCGGCAGCAGGTCGATCAGGTCCGGACCGGTGTCCAGCGGGCCCGCGCCGACCGCGGGGTCGTCACCGGGTTGGTCGACCCACCTCTGCAACATCCCGGGTCCGGCAGGGCCATCCCGAATGATGGTGTATGGCACCACATTCCAGCCCAGCGCTGCCGAAACCAGATAGGCGCCGAGCTCCCGTCCCGCCAGGGTGCCGTCCGGAAAATCCCACAGCGGCGCCTCGCCGGCGACCGGTTTGTACACGCAATGCACTGTCGTGTCGCCGAGTGTGGCCTCGCACAGGAACGTAGCGTTGCTCGCCGAGCGGATCCGCCCGATGACGGTGAGGTCGCCGCGGCGCAGCACCGTTTCGGCGTCGGCGGCGCCGGACTCAGAGGGCGTCGTCATCGTCGGCTTCGGTCAGCTCACCCCGCCGGTAGCCGTTGGTACGCACGCAGATGTGCCCCTCGGGATCGAGCGGCTCCTCGCACAGCGGGCACGGCGGACGACCGGCCGAGATGACCCGATTGGAGCGGGTCGCGAACTCGCGGGCCGACTCGGTGGTCAAGAAGACCCGCACCGCGTCGGGACCCTCCTCGGAGTCGTCGAGCACGACCGAGGCGTCGAACTCGGTTTCCGAGACCGCGAGCAGCTCCACCACCACGGTCTGCGCCTCGGAATCCCAGCCCAGCCCCATCGTGCCCACCCGGAACTCCGCGTCAACCGGGGTGATCAGCGGGCTCAGATCCTCGACCTCACCGGTATCGGGCGGGATCGGCGTGCCGAAGCGGCGGTTGATCTCCAGCAGCAGCGCCGCGATCCGCTCGGCGAGCACCTCGACTTGCTGCTTTTCGAGGATGACCGAGATCACACGCTTGTCGTGGACGGCCTGCAGATAGAACGTCCGGTTTCCGGGCTGCCCGACAGTCCCGGCCACGAAACGGTCGGGTGTGCGGAAGACGTGGATTTCGCGGGCCATGGCAGTGTCCAAAATACCGGCTAGGCCACGTCAGCCGTAATTGCGGCGTCGTTGTTCACTCGGTCGAGCCGCCCACCACGGCTTCACCGCTCGGCACAGCACCGTCGCCGGACTTGTCTGGATCGGCGACGACGGCCAGCGCGGGGTTCAGCGCGGCGCCGGTGTGGTTGACGTGGACCACGAAGGGCCGCAGCGTGGTGTAGCGGATGACGCTCACCGAGGCCGGGTCGGCGTTGATCCGCTGGAAGCTGTCGAGATGGGTG is a window from the Mycolicibacterium poriferae genome containing:
- a CDS encoding SCO1664 family protein — its product is MTTPSESGAADAETVLRRGDLTVIGRIRSASNATFLCEATLGDTTVHCVYKPVAGEAPLWDFPDGTLAGRELGAYLVSAALGWNVVPYTIIRDGPAGPGMLQRWVDQPGDDPAVGAGPLDTGPDLIDLLPAGRVPGGFLAVLQAYDYAGDEVTLVHADDERLRRVAVFDVLINNADRKGGHVLSGRDGRVYGVDHGVSLHVEDKLRTVLWGWAGKPVDDHLLGDVAALRDALDDGLDDQLCGHITAGEVAALRSRAVALLRNPVMPTPDRRRPIPWPAF
- a CDS encoding DUF3090 domain-containing protein, which codes for MAREIHVFRTPDRFVAGTVGQPGNRTFYLQAVHDKRVISVILEKQQVEVLAERIAALLLEINRRFGTPIPPDTGEVEDLSPLITPVDAEFRVGTMGLGWDSEAQTVVVELLAVSETEFDASVVLDDSEEGPDAVRVFLTTESAREFATRSNRVISAGRPPCPLCEEPLDPEGHICVRTNGYRRGELTEADDDDAL
- a CDS encoding 3'(2'),5'-bisphosphate nucleotidase CysQ yields the protein MTLTDAALAAEVAAQAGELLLAMREQIGYGAFDDPYSLGDAGDKRANTLILDRLHQARPHDAVLSEEAVDDVSRVDADRVWIVDPVDGTYEYSLPGRVDWAVHIALWQRSKHGEGGTNSPAAGGGTMSPAAGGGTITDAAVALPARGEVYRTDTVSPPPPRRDGPIRITASSNRPPAVLWALRDKMDIQLVRIGSAGAKAMAVVRGDVDAYIHAGGQWEWDSAAPAGVLWAAGMHASRLGGAPLVYNRRDPYLPDLLMCRPELAPLLLEEIRAAHRR
- the mshC gene encoding cysteine--1-D-myo-inosityl 2-amino-2-deoxy-alpha-D-glucopyranoside ligase, with translation MQSWSAPSVPTLPGRGPALRLYDSADRQVRPVTPGRTATMYVCGITPYDATHLGHAATYLTFDLVNRLWLDAGHDVHYVQNITDVDDPLFERAHRDGVDWQALAHRETDLFREDMAAMRVLPPRDYIAATESIAEVIEVVEKLLASGAAYVVDDPQYPDVYFRAEATGQFGYESGYDRDTMLTLSAERGGDPERAGKRDPLDALLWRVERPGEPSWDSPFGAGRPGWHVECAAIALTRLGTVVDIQGGGSDLIFPHHEFSAAHAECVTGERRFARHYVHAGMIGWDGHKMSKSRGNLVLVSGLRADGVDPAAIRLGLLAGHYREDRFWSHEVLEQASDRLHRYRSATALTGAPDATDVVARVRRYLADDLDTPKALAALDGWATDALSYGGHDAAAGATVAAAVDALLGVRL